cggtctcgatcaCGGGATCTTGAGCGTCTGCGGTCTCGATCACGATCTCGAattctttccctttccctctcggTACTTCGGTTTCTGTCCCGTTCGCggtctctctccctttctcgCAGCGGTCTGCTGGCGGACCGACTGCGGCTCCGTCGCGCAGGGCGGTAGCTGCGCTCATCTCGAAAGTCTCGAAAGTCTCGGTAGCCACGACGGGCTTCCATAGAGCGGTCTCGAGACCTGATGGATGCATCCCGCGAGCGGTCACGGCGACGATCGGGATCATAACGAGAAGTATGTCGGCGGCGCGAGCGACTTGTGCTGCGGCTTCGATCCCTGGCCTGGAATCTATCACGATCAGACCGGCCAACAATGGAATCGGCCCTACGGGAATTTCTGGAAAGACTGGGCGCTCTTGTGGAGGCGCTAGAAGTTTTAGGTTGCGCAGCGGAGGCAGAGGGCTTGAGACCGTTCTCAATAGCTTCAGCCTCTTCAAAGTCGAATTCGCGCTTTTGACGGGCCTTGGCAGCCAGTTCTTCGCCCTCTTTTAACAACATCTGCAGCGCAAACTCCTCTAATGACTTCTCGTCGACGTTGGGAAGATTTGGCGCGGGCGTTGGGTCTTTCGAGGCGGCGGACTTCTCCCATTTCGGGTCTCTCAAGCGAGGAGATAGGCCTCGATCAGAGCGATATGCTGGGGACCGATCACGATAACGATATCGATCACGAtcttccctcctccttcGTTCGTACCGCTCTTCTCGCTCGCGATCCCTTTGCTCGTCGAGTGCCCTTTGTTCTTCACGCAAGCGCTCACGTTCAGCACGCCTTTTGTCGTCCATCTCTTTCCTCCGGgccctttcctcctcttctttttggcgCTCCGCTTCCCGTTTCTTGCGTTGCTCCTCTTCCCTGATACGCCTTTGCTCCTCTTCGAGTTCTTTTTGCTTGCGCATTTCCTCGCGCCAAGTCTTATCTCGTTCCTCTCTCCTGGCCCGCACAAACGCCTCGTAATCTTCGTCGGTCTTGCTCCCAGAAAGCTCTTCTTTTGATGCTGTCTTTTCCCCAACATCCTCGCGGCGAATCGCACGGACGGTCTCCAGAATGGCGTCGAGGTGCTTGGAGGCTATTGTGTTGATGGACTCCTCGACGTTCTTGTACACGTCGCTTCGATCCACGGCACCTTCTATCAGTGTCGCCGCTTTTCCACGTTCACGCGAAAGGTGCGCTGGCTCGCGCTCAATCTCCGATTCGGCCAATGCGATCAATTGATCTGTAAATTTGGTCTTGGAGTCCTAGTCAAAGCATTAGCCCATTGAGACAAACCGATGACCAAGCATCTTTCCGTGCGATGGGTACATCAAGACATCATACCCCGTCATTGAATTCTGCCCAAATCTGTTTGCGAATGCTGTCGAATCCACCTTTCTTCTTGAAAGAGTGGAGCAGCTTGTCAATCGCTGCATTCTGGGCCGCCGTTGTTGGAAGGTCCTCAGGCTTGTATTTTTTTCGGATCAAGGAGCTCAGATCAGGCGCAGGCCGCTTCGACCCTGACTGCGCATCCTCCATGACCTCGTCGGCAGCCATCTCAAACCGCCGGAGAACTCAATGGCAAGGGACGAGAGTGAGAGCGCGCAACGAGCGATAAGCGATAACATGGGGATGTCCGGCGGAAAGTTGTTCCGTGCTTAGAACTGCGGGTTGCTGATTTGCTTCAACCTCCTGCCGCCCGGATACGACTACACGCCTCGACCGACCCCATCCACATTGACCTCGGGAGACGCTCCAATTAGGCGGCACAGACATACAGTCCTTCTTGTCTGATACCAAGCTCGCAGGAATCTTGAACTCTGAATCTCCCCCGAGCCCCCGTCAAATCCTCCATCATGGTTCACAAAGTCCTCTTCTGGAGCGGCTTCGGTGCGTGACGTGCCCTCCCCTCACTTTGGTTCACCTCCAATTCGTGGAAGCCGGGCGTCCTCGAGCCCTCTCAGTGACTGAAGCTAACATGTTCACGCTTGATCAGGCATTGCCGTCCGCCTTTGGCAACTTGGCATCGAGATGCGCCCCATCCTCGCCAGGGAATCCCTTTGGGTCTACCCTCTCTTCGCCGGTGTTGGTGGCAGCTTCGGCTACTGGATGCAGGGTGTTGAGAACCGTCAGTTGAAGATGCTCGCTCAGCGACGAGAGGCTATTCTCGAGAAGCGCCGACGACGGGACGAGCGCGAAGCGCTCAGCAAGACCGAGGAAACCGCTGTCCTGGCCGCTGCATCATAAGCGGCTGGTCTGCGTTTGAAGTGATGATTTTTGCGGGAGTGAAAGCATTGCGTGTGTattcattcttttctttttttctctgttCTTGACATGTACCAAAATTCCACGGTTCGATATCCATTCAACCTCGGAGAGCCGGCGCGGCTCAGCCGCCAGCCGATTGCGCAGTAGCAATTCTATTAGACTTTCTTCGTCCATCTTCAGATCCCCGCCTGGTGACGAACTGGTGGTCTTTTCCACCGACCTACGTGCTTCGCTCAGCGGCCCAACGACGTCAGCCCTCAGTCTCGACAGCCAAGCCAAACTGGATAAAGGGTTTACGTCTAGTGGGTTGAACTGGAATGTGGAAACATCCGGGAAGAAAAGTTCGTGTCTTGATACATTAAGATCTCTCAATCGTGAACTGTAGAGAAACCTCCCATTTCTGACCGCCAGTGCCATAACCACCACCGAGGCGGTTCCGAATCAGGCTAGAAATCTTTTCTCTCAAACGAGAAGTAGTCTCCTCCGATCCGCTCACGCGGATCTTCAGATTAGCCATACAGAGTCCATAATGCACTTGCCAGAAGCGTGCATCATCGACGCCGTGCACTGCCGGGTCGGCCTCAATGTCTTTGATCACCTCTGGCACGCCTGGCCCCGAGTAAGACATGAGCAGCATAGATCCCAGAGTCTTGACCAGCCGTACCCCGAGCACACACATTGAGATTGCAATTGTGCCGGAGAGAAGCTTATCAAGCCAATCGTAGATGCGGATCGAGACCAAGGGCAGCAAGAGCAAAAGTGTGGAACATGAAAGAGTCAGGAAGTGGGAGGGGTTGCTCAATACCGACGGCAGGGACTTGATGTACCCGAATCGCATGGCTTTTCCAATACGCGCGTGATTCTTCAGTCCAATTGCAGAGACGAGCGTCGAggagatggccaagatggCGGTGACATCCACACTCCCGATTGATGCTCGctcatggtcatggtcatgatgTGGTTCATGGCCAGCCTTCTCGAGGAAATGTTGGAGGTTGTGAGAGATCAAATCCATGCCCATGAACAGGAGCAAGACACACATGGCAAATCCTGCCAGGACCTCGGTGCGTGCCAGCCCAAAGGGATGCCGGATGCTGGACCGCTTCCACACCTCAAAGTTGCCCAGGACATCCACCGCCACGCAAAGTAGGGCCCCCAATGAGTCGAACAATATCAGGTGTGAAAGTGCAGTCATGGCGAGCGACCCATGCGCAGTCCAGAGAGTGTAAGCAGCAACGAACATGTGGCATACACTCCACCAGAATCGCGTCTTCTGCTCCCTCGACATGCTGGCGCGACACTCCTTCCACGTCGGAATCGGCAGCGAGTTGGGCAAAGCCAAAGGCGCTCGCGGTGGAGGTTCGAGGAATATTTGATGCGAGATACTACTGTGTTTGTACTTGTGACCACGACGCTGTCCGATATTCTAAAGAGACGGGTATGGTTTATCAGAATCCGGTTTACAAATACAAACGTCTGTCATGGCATACCGATTTGACCACTGGACCCTTGGCCATGACGGTGGTGTTAAAATTGAACGGGCCCCCAGCGGCAGGATCACTAGATCCTGATTGTGCTGGAGTGCCATTGTCTACCCGCCCCGGACTGAGAGTGAATGATGATTTAGTCGGACTCCAGCGATCTGATGCCCCCTGATCCAGAGGCATCGTTCTGGGGAACGATTCTCTGAGGGGCGATAGAGCGTCACGATCCAGCGGCATTGTTGAATTGATTGAGGATTCATGATGTGCAGGAGCCTCGTCTGGTGGCGGAGTCGGCGTACGGGGCGGAATTGGCAGGGGGAGGTTTGAAGCCATTATTACTCTGGCCGGACGGAGGTATCAACAGCGGCCAAGTGGGCAGGACATCGGCGGGGAAGAGAGGCGCGTCTCGGAAGCTCGCCAACTTtgggaaaaggagattgCGGAGGCTGTAGCAGCCTGAGAATCGAGGTGTCTACAAGTCTGTCGGAAGGGGCGGGGAGGCGACGGTCTCGACCGCATGTCAAGTACATCATCCACTCGGAGAAGACGCCGCAGGACTACCACCCTCGTCATTGATCGCAACGCGCATTTGCCAGCGGCGCGGTATATGAGACTCACGCTTGACGTTCGCGCATCCCCTAGCTTTTTGTTAGCGATGCATCTTGCCTTTGTGTGCTGAGAAAGAGATTCCGATGCAGCAATCTCGTGGCGTCGATGGATAACCGtggctctttcttcttctttctgctGGTATTCTACCTACTCCTCAGCTCTCAGTCACGCCCTCCACTCATCGATGAGGATCGAGAGCGCCAGCGCGCGCTCAACAGAGAGCAACATGCGCTGCAGCTACTGAATGAATCCAGGTATGGAGACTTTGACCCGCCGGCGGATCGATGGCTTCCATCCTTGGGTTTACGCGCGAACGATACTTTCGCGTGGGATCTTCTTCCACAAGTCCAAGATCGTGTCCGGTACCAGATTCAATCTGCCATCGCTGCCACGGGTGTCGAAACGCCCCAGGATCTCGACCAAATCTCTCTTACTCCATCAACGAATCTGACTAAGCTGTTCCTCCCGGTATACCGCAACGTCACGGGAAAGCTTCGAGGAGACTGGGTCCGCAGGTCTGATGTCCAGCGTCGTATTCCTCTGAACATTTCGGCGATCACCCTGGAGCATGAATATTATGAGGCCGAGTTCAGTTCCAACATCACGGGCAATGACGGCACGTTTCACTTTGACATAGAAGAGGGCGCCGGGGAAGACCTTCGCATAGGGGAGTCGCTCGTCCGAGAGATCCGGGCGAGCCTTTCAGTCGAGGGGAACGATTTCTGGGGTAGCAGCTGGGACATGCCGCTGTTTGGTGTACATTTCCCTGAAAATGGAGGCATTCTTCTGACTACCACGAGTGAGAAATTCGCCGGCATCTTCTCTTTGCCTCACTTTGCGCTCTCTGCCGACACCTCTGAGATGTCTCACAAGTTATTGATGAAGTCGCTCATCAATACAATGTCCCGCAACCAGTCTCTGCACCCGTCGTTCTTCCCATGGTCCACGTTGTCAGGGACTGAACAGGCTGAATTCCTAGCACCAAAATGCGAGCACATCGTTTATCTCCAGCAGCATCCAGTCGTGATCAAAGAGAATGTTGCCGATCGATTGATGCTTGACCGGATGGAGCAGGAACTGAGGTTCCCTGTGGGAGCCCCTATCCCTGATCCTCCGCTCATGGTCATGTCAGCTGTCATCTTTTCTCCTGACTGCGGGTACATACTCGAGTCGAAAAGTGCCCCGGAATTCCCACCCACTGACTCGCTCTATTTGACGGGTCCCAAACTGGAAGAGTATGGCAAGTATGCAGCGCGCCTCCTTTTTGTGACCTGCGGCGTCTTCGTTGGGCAAATTGCCCTGTTGCTACGACAGATCAAAGAAGCGTCCACTCCTTCTACGAGAAGCCGCATCAGTTTCTACACCATTGCGTTGATGGCACTTGGGGACGGGCTGATCTTGACGTTCATTACACTGGAGCTTCATGCCGCCGTATCTTTCTTGGTGACCTCCACGGCTCTGTTCCTGGCCTTCCTTTCCGTCAGTTACATCGGTATGAAATTCATGATGGAGATCTGGACCGTTCAAGAGCCTGAGCGTCGTGAAGAACGGCCTGCAAATCTGCCAACGCCCACCACGCGCCCGGCAACCCTTCCGTTGCCTGCAACCGCGCCAGTGCGGGACACGGGGGCCACGCCCGTCATCTTGACCCCGGATCAAGACCCGCCGGCCGACGAGACGGAcccaccacccaccaccaaTCGACCAGTCGCCCCCACACCCAGCCAGCTTCGCACCGATGTGGGCTCAATGTATGCGCGCTTCTACCTGGCGTTCTTTGGACTGTTTATCATCACAATCTTTGCGATGCTCCTGCCTCGGCGAGCTGCTGCCATCTATGCGCGCGCAATAGCTGGGATCTATCTTTCGTTCTGGGTCCCTCAAATCTACCGTAATGTGATGCGCAACTGTCGCAAAGCACTGCGGTGGGAATTCGTCATCGGACAAAGTGTCTTGCGACTCTTCCCATTCGTATATTTCTGGACAACTCGTGGAAATATACTGTTCATTCGTCCGGATTGGATCACTGCCCTGGTCATGGCGGGATGGGTTTGGATTCAAGCGTGGACCCTGGCCAGCCAAGACGTTCTGGGACCTCGCTTCTTCGTTCCTCATGGCTGGGCCCCTCCTGCCTATGATTACCACCCCACACTGCGCGATAGTCCAGAGACTGACGCGGACTTGGAATCCGGGAACGTTCTGTCCATCACCTCTCTGCGGGCCGACGAACGTGACCTCATCGCCGAGACCAAGGACGATGGAAAGCTCAAGTCCAACTACCGCAAAAAGGTCGTCTTTGATTGCGCTATCTGCATGCAAGACATAGAGATCCCGGTGCTCTCGGGACCGACTTCTGCTGGCGGAAGTAGCGTCACTGAGGGTGCTTCGAACATTCTGAGTCGCCGCATGTACATGGTTACTCCATGTCGACACATATTCCACACCGCCTGTTTGGAAAGTTGGATGCGGCTCCGCTTACAGTGTCCCATCTGCCGTGAAACGATTCCTCCTGTATAGACCTTTTATCAGAACAGACATGCTAGAGATGATATGATGCATTTCTTGGAGATTTAGAAAAGATTGTCACTTTTGAATTTGAGCCGTTGTTTGCCGAGCATCCCTAAGTAGGAGGTACTCAGCTTTGATATCTGTGCATCCCGCCGTGACCGGGTGCTTTTTcgttcttctccgtctccggaACAATGACGGGACCGGGGGCTTCCAATTACTGAAGGTCGCCGATCAGGGCCGCCGTTCCCGACGGTCACGCTGAATGCGTGGGCTTCATAGCCACTGAACATTCCCCTAGTCATGCATCGacgaagaaggggaggaacGATGTCAATAGGGCGTTGGCATATTGTAGTCACTGACCAACTCCCTGTCTTCTGCTAGAATTTACAGTTGAAGCGAGCTGCCTGTCACCGGTCAACGGCGCTGTGCTAGACAAAATCGAATTAGAAAGAAACAATAGCGCTATATCTTGCTGCGGCCGTAGAGGGCCTCGCACGTTCATAGCATTGTTGAAAAATATTTGTCTCAATGGACCCTGTGTATAGCGTAATATCACAAATCACATAAATAGAAACTCGTCTCGATCGCCCgtcgttcttttttttttcgtacGTATAATTCCATGTTTACTGGTCGAGAGTCTCATTGTAAGCCGCCTCATCAAGCAGAGCATCGAGAGCAGCCACGTCTGCGACCTCGATCTCGGCGATCCAGCCCTCACCCTCGGGGCTGGCGTTGATCGTCTTTGCATTGTCCTCCAGGACGACGTTACCCCGGATGACCTTTCCAGCCACGGGAGAGAGGACGTCGGAGGCAGACTTCACCGACTCAACAGCTCCCACGGGCTCACCGGGGCCGACCTCGAGATCGACTTCGGGGAGCTCAACGAAAACGACGTCGCCCAAAGAGTGAGCAGCGTAATTGGTGATGCCGATTTTGGCTACGAGACTGTATCAGCTTCCATGACTTTTGAGGAATTGTTGTCCAAAACATGGGGACCATTGATCAATTGACTCACCGGTGTTGCTGCCTTCAACGAGCTCGATCCATTCGTGCGACTCGGTATACTTCTTCACCTGAGCTATCAACGCCCAATTCACAACGTTAGTATGCCACGGGGGAAAGATGATCCAGATTGTTTTGCCAAAAGAACCATTTTCATTTGTAAAGGCAATTCTCTCAAGCGACAATCATAATGACCTCGCCGAAAGGGTTCAAGGCGCGCAGGACGACTCACCGAGTGGGCTCTGGGAGAAGCTCCGGGTTCCCCGCGGGAAGCGGAAAGCAGGTGCAGCGCGGCAGGTGGAAGCAAGAGGCTTCTGAGCCAAGGCACGAGAAGCCAAGGGGCGAATGGAGCGAGCAATGGAGGCCATTTTGGAATTGTGAAGAGGGAGTAATCAAAAGTAAAAAGAGAAAGTcgaagagaggaaagagcGAGGGTTTAAGTGCAAGGAAGATGGGGTGCTTTCCCCGGCGGAGTTGCGTCGCATCGATAAGAGAGCGCCAAGACCGTCCGATAAGCCTAATCAGCTCCGACCTCGTCGGAATTTTGCGCCACGCTAACGCTTTCGCCGAAACTGACACTGATTCACTGGGTCTCTGCGCCAACTTGTCGATGCCATGTTGTACGAATTGATTGCCATTGTATGTGGAAACGAGGCCTCTGCAATGAAAATGCCACGTCCAAGCTGTTCATGACTAACGCGTGGGCTTTTGCTCCCCCGATAGGTCCGCCCCGGCAGCCTCAACGAGGTTCGCGAGTATGTTTCCATCAGCAGCCACGCCTCCTCCCATCCTGTGTTTTACCGATTGTGAATATTGACCGACTCTCCAGGATTGCCCGTAATGCCGGCTTGCAAGTCATTCGTTCTGGCGGTGTTGTGCGTGGCTTTACCAACTGGGGCGCCTTCCGCCTGCCCAAGGTCACGACCAAGCATCAAGCCCGATACAGCGAGGGCCACCACTTTATCATGCGTTTTGATGCTTCCGGCCCTGTTCAATCCTCCATCCGCCGCACATTAGGACTTGATCCGCGTATGATCAACTTCTCCGTGGTCAAGCTCGGCGACAAGCTTGAAGAGATCAAGGATGTCGAGGGCAAAGTTGAATGGAACAAGACTCGAAGCATTGCCGATTCCATCTAGACGgtccatcttttctttctccaacCTTATGGAAGTGACTTGATCTGGAGTAGAATGGCCTGCTCCGTTTTGCCGCTAGGGGGCCACCGTTCTGCCTGCATGCCCTTTTCtcgtttttctcttctctttcttttgtaTCATTATGGCATGGGACTTGCTTTTGGCACACTGATTCGAGCATGTGAGCACTTCTGGCGCAATTTGTATACTATCTAAGCTGGAATTATTTGTTTCGATTTCTCATCCCCTCCATGTACGGTGGCAGCTACATGGAGCTCCGTTGTACCCAAGGAGGTCAACAAGAATTAGCACATCATTATTCAACTAGCTCCCTCTGGCGGGACGATGAGTCTTGCCAACAATATGGGCGAAACTTGATGCTTTACGGCGGCAGACTCTGGAACCCGTTTACTAGTAGTATTGATCATGTCGACCTGGGGTTTTCATCATATGGATGTAGGTACCAAGCCGGTGTAGTGGCCAGCTTGTCTTCCGGATCTAGGGAACCTGTCTGGTGTCTTTTGACCTCTAAGTCTTTACCAATCTGTCACGCCGCTGCAGTACTCCTTCGCGTTGGATCTGTCACATGTCAGTGGCCTACATCAGCATACGGAGACTGGTCATGAATATGGGATCAACGTTGATACCCTGCACGATATTCCCGCAACATCCCTTTTAGTATCCGCATAAGGCTAGCAATTATTGCAGAGCTGGGCGAATGCCCCTCACCAGAGGGAGGTCGATAACGGGATGGCAACTCGGGCAGGTACATTGAACATCCTCCTGAATTTCTTGCTAATTATCTATCTCGGCGAGCCCTTACGGCGAGATTGAATTCCTACAGATCCTAGGTTCAATTCTGAAAAAGGCATTGGACCAGCGTATCATTCGCGAGGCCGCCAGAGACTGCGGCATCTGGCGAGTTGATGGCACTAAGTTTGTTGATACCCTCGCTGCCAAGCGAGTCGTACCTGATCTAGATACGTCTGATCTGGGTGCCTTTTTGAATGTCCCTTCCAACTGTTGCCAATCGATCCGATCAAGCTACTGCATTCACCGTCTTTAATACCAGAGAACCCCTCCCACATCAGCCTATGCGATCAAACGAAAGTGCAGGAAGCTGATTCGAAGCATGCATAATCCGCAGAAGCTTCTTCAAAACATTCATCACACTAAGCACCATCTCAAGGCGAAGCATGAAGATGCTTTAATGAGATACTTGAGATttgttggctttttttttggcataCATCCGAATTTGAATGAATGGCTTTAGTTCGAGAGAAGTTCGGCTGGTGGGTGATAATCCGGCTGATATCACTACCGACTCAGTAGTACTGAGTGCCCCCATTGCAGTATACTTACGTAGGCCACTGATGTGGGCCCTGAGGTCGTTTCGATTAACACGTGATATCTGACGTAAGACTTCGCTCCTCAGACACGTGATTACACCGAGGCCCAGGCGTGACAGCGTTGCCGTTGCCGTCCGGGTCGGGGGCCCGCTGGATCGCGCGTGCTGTTCGGGTGGGTTGGCTCCAACTTGTGGCTCTCGGGGCTGGACCTCACTTCAATCCATCCTCAGCACATCTGGAGTCAGCTTCGACCGGTCTTTGGCATAGTCAAGCTTCCCCAGCAGTGGCTATGAAGATTCTACTGAATTGATTGCAATCATGCACAAAACTCTCCTGCTGGTTTTCATTCACGGTTTCAAGGTATGCCACCGAGAAGGGTCCTATTGTACTTCCACGTCCTACATCTGTTTGGCTTTCCAGCACGACTCGAGCGAGATCGAGTAGCGCTGACATGGACGTCTCAGGGAGGTGATGACACCTTTGCCACTTTCCCGGAGAAGCTGCGAACGGTAGTGGGCAAGGCTCTTCCGGCAGTCAAAGTTGTGACGGCCGTCTATCCCAAGTATGAAACCAAGGGCGATTTAAAAGAATGTGTAGCGCGATTTCGAGATTGGTAAGAGACCCATACTGAATTTCGATTCTGTTTTCGAGCGTAAACCAATTGGAATTTCTTTGTTCGTGGTCCAATCTAGGCTGCAAAACACAGTCATCGATCTTGAAGTCGCAAATCAGACTGCATCGCCAACTGTCGATCCCTCTGTCCACGTGTTTCTGCTTGGGCACTCTATGGGAGGTATTGTGGCTGCCGAAACTCTTCTGCTGGTTGCAAGTGAACAGCCCATTCCGTCTGGAACATCGAGTTCATTGCCCACGGGGGAGACGGAGGCAGAATCGCCGATCCTAGAGCCAGGCACTTTCATGTTTCCCCATGTCCAAGGTGTCTTGGCCTTTGATACTCCGTTCCTCGGGATTGCTCCTGGAGTTGTATCATACGGGGCGGAAGGTCACTATCGCAATGCCACGACAGCCTACAATACTTTCTCGGAGGTTGCAGGACTCTTCGGCTATGGAAAGAATGCGTCGGGCAGCGCAAATTCCACGTCCCAGCAAGAGGCACCCAAGCCTCTGCCTCCGAGTGCcgatgcagcagcagccccGTCGTGGCAGCGCTGGGGCAGATACGCCATGTTTGCTGGAGCAGCCGGCGCAGTGGCAGCCGGTGGTGCCGCTGCTCTCTATTCTCAGAGACAAAATTTGACCGCAGGCTTCACCTGGGTGTCCTCTCATCTCGAATTTGTCGGTTGTCTGGCGCGGCCATCGGAGCTAAAGCGGCGTCTCGAAGGACTGGTGCGTGTCCAAGAAGATCGTGGAATCCGATCTGTCAATTTTTTCACCTGCCTCGGAAAAGGTGCCGGGAATCTGGTGGCGGAGACGCAAACGGGTAAGACTTCATTCAGCCAGAAAATTATCCGATCAAAGAACAGGACCTTTTGTTTGCTCCCCGAGGAGGTTGAGCATGGCGAAGGCTCAACTCCAGATGGCCTGAAGTGGACAAAAGCGGTGAACGACCAGGCAAGTGATGAAGTTCAGGCACATGTGAGCATGTTCCTTCCCAAGGACAATCCGGCTTTCTTGGATCTCCTCCGCGAAGCCAGCATGAACTTAGTCTCGTCGATCGACAGAGGCTGGTACGATTCCTCCAGTGGACCGGCCGATGTAGAAGATCCTCCTCAGCCAGCCGGTCCCGTGGATGACTTTGTTGCGGATGACGATGTTGTAGTTGTGAAGGGACAACGCTGAAAGCATCGGTCCTgcccctttccctctcttcttccctgatCTTGCCAGAAGAAGCATGTCACCTTCGCCCGCCACTCGAGAATTTGACTTTGAATGGCTTCTTACGAATACAACCGGCCGACACAAAACCAGAAACTCTGTGCCAGACAAGCCCTATCATGATTCGCCGAGACCGCAATCACATAGTTTACAGTGTTCGACGAGGCGTTTCTCTTTCAAGTGACGGGAATGTCCTGATCCGGCCGAACTCTCCATCCAAAGTCTCGATTCAACTGCATCTGAGCGGAAGCATGCACGCAGTGGCATTTAAGACTGTGATCTCGTCGATGGCGGGTAAATACTTCTCCGCAAGTAGTATTCAGCAGAGTTTGCCTGAATATTACTAGATTACAGCCGAAGATTTCCTAGGAGAAAGGTTCCTTGGCTTTGAAAGGATCTCTTCagacaacaaaaaaagaaagacccGCAATTGCGACGGTGGTAATCACTGGAATCGACTAGcacggcctcggcctcggcttTCTCATGTGGAGTTTCAAGATTGCCCGATCACTATACCAGGTTGAATTGACAGCCTGGCTGCGGCGTTTGGCCGGGCACTAGGGTTCGAAGTGATTGACGGGtgtggagaaagaaaaggtagCTGGCTTAGTTTATTAAGCTGGTAATTTGCTGGAGATCCCTTTGGTTGCTCGGCATGCGATTCCAAGAATCATTTGCCATGGTCATAATGAAGTTGTATATAATATCAGCCTAAAAGGTATTATGTATAGTAGCGCCCTTTGAATACATGGTCGAAACAGGAGAGGAAAAAATGAACAAAAGGATATGCAtcagaggagatggaaaatcCTCCCATGAATCAGGCTTCCGACTCATCCGAGTCGAGTCTCGGATGAGCGCCGAGTTCAGTAATTATGTCCGTACACCGATTGACGT
This genomic window from Penicillium oxalicum strain HP7-1 chromosome III, whole genome shotgun sequence contains:
- a CDS encoding 37S ribosomal protein MRP17 produces the protein MLYELIAIVRPGSLNEVREIARNAGLQVIRSGGVVRGFTNWGAFRLPKVTTKHQARYSEGHHFIMRFDASGPVQSSIRRTLGLDPRMINFSVVKLGDKLEEIKDVEGKVEWNKTRSIADSI
- a CDS encoding Glycine cleavage system H protein, which codes for MASIARSIRPLASRALAQKPLASTCRAAPAFRFPRGTRSFSQSPLAQVKKYTESHEWIELVEGSNTAKIGITNYAAHSLGDVVFVELPEVDLEVGPGEPVGAVESVKSASDVLSPVAGKVIRGNVVLEDNAKTINASPEGEGWIAEIEVADVAALDALLDEAAYNETLDQ